The Frankiaceae bacterium genome includes a region encoding these proteins:
- a CDS encoding SpoIIE family protein phosphatase: MTDEVLAAQAVADEAFYSALLDDDPDDLYESAPCAYLSALPDGTVVKANRTFLAWTGYERHELVGSRKFQQFLAPGDRIFYETHLSPMLLMQGQVREIAVELVHRSGARLPVVVNAVLKRDAHGEPFLARVAMFDATERRAYEQELLAARRRAEESEDRATALARTLQASFLPPATLEVPGLDVAGAYRPAGDGSEVGGDFYDVFETGRGTWGIVLGDVCGKGAGAAVLTSLARYAVRAEAPRTPYPSAVLNGLHDALLRHHPDKFCTAVFLVLDRVRDAVRVTLSSGGHHLPFRIGPDGTCETVGTPGTIIGMLDTPQLTDTTTPLDPGDVLVLYTDGVVEARSDGELFGEERLRDTIAASLAEDAQTIADAVVGAALDFQGGDARDDIAVVVVKVPSPASS, from the coding sequence GTGACCGACGAGGTCCTCGCCGCGCAGGCGGTCGCCGACGAGGCTTTCTACTCGGCTCTGCTCGACGACGACCCCGACGACCTGTACGAGAGCGCACCGTGCGCGTACCTCTCCGCTCTGCCCGACGGCACCGTCGTCAAGGCCAACAGGACGTTCCTCGCCTGGACCGGCTACGAGCGCCACGAGCTCGTCGGGTCCAGGAAGTTCCAGCAGTTCCTCGCCCCCGGTGACCGGATCTTCTACGAGACCCACCTCTCGCCGATGCTGCTCATGCAGGGGCAGGTGCGCGAGATCGCCGTCGAGCTCGTGCACCGCTCAGGCGCGCGGCTGCCCGTCGTCGTCAACGCCGTCCTCAAGCGCGACGCGCACGGCGAGCCGTTCCTCGCGCGGGTGGCGATGTTCGACGCGACGGAGCGCAGGGCGTACGAGCAGGAGCTCCTCGCCGCGCGCCGCCGCGCCGAGGAGTCGGAGGACCGCGCGACCGCTCTCGCGCGGACGTTGCAGGCCAGCTTCCTGCCGCCCGCGACGCTCGAGGTGCCGGGGCTCGACGTCGCCGGCGCGTACCGCCCAGCCGGTGACGGCAGCGAGGTCGGCGGCGACTTCTACGACGTGTTCGAGACCGGCCGCGGTACGTGGGGAATCGTCCTCGGCGACGTCTGCGGCAAGGGCGCCGGCGCCGCCGTGCTCACCTCGCTGGCGCGGTACGCCGTCCGCGCCGAGGCCCCGCGCACGCCGTACCCGAGCGCCGTTCTCAACGGTCTGCACGACGCGCTGCTGCGCCACCATCCGGACAAGTTCTGCACCGCTGTCTTCCTCGTCCTCGACCGCGTGCGGGACGCGGTGCGGGTGACGCTCAGCTCGGGGGGTCACCACCTGCCGTTCCGCATCGGGCCGGACGGCACGTGCGAGACCGTCGGCACGCCCGGCACGATCATCGGGATGCTCGACACGCCGCAGCTCACCGACACGACGACGCCGCTCGACCCCGGCGACGTGCTCGTGCTCTACACCGACGGCGTCGTCGAGGCACGCAGCGACGGCGAGTTGTTCGGCGAGGAACGGCTGCGCGACACCATCGCCGCGTCGCTGGCCGAGGATGCGCAGACGATCGCCGACGCGGTGGTCGGCGCGGCGCTCGACTTCCAGGGCGGTGACGCGCGCGACGACATCGCGGTCGTCGTCGTGAAGGTCCCTAGTCCAGCCAGCTCATGA
- a CDS encoding alpha/beta hydrolase, producing the protein MPADVLARNNVTVRGNPAGRPMVFAHGFGCDQNMWRYVAPAFESYRTVLFDYVGAGAADVTAYDPEKYASLAGYAQDVVDVVTALDLSDVVFVGHSVSSMIGVLAAAAAPERFGALVLIGPSPRYVDDEGYTGGFTEADIEGLLASLDSNYLGWSSTMAPVIMGNADRPELGAELTESFCRTDPEIQKRFARATFLSDNRADLARVSLPALVLQCSDDVIAPDTVGRYVHERLAGSTFVKLDATGHCPNLSAPEETVAAIRAFLGDP; encoded by the coding sequence ATGCCCGCCGACGTGCTCGCGCGCAACAACGTCACCGTCCGCGGAAACCCCGCCGGACGGCCGATGGTGTTCGCGCACGGCTTCGGCTGCGACCAGAACATGTGGCGCTACGTCGCCCCGGCGTTCGAGTCGTACCGCACCGTCCTCTTCGACTACGTCGGCGCGGGCGCGGCCGACGTGACGGCGTACGACCCGGAGAAGTACGCCTCCCTCGCCGGCTACGCACAGGACGTCGTCGACGTCGTCACCGCGCTCGACCTCTCCGACGTCGTGTTCGTCGGGCATTCGGTCAGCTCGATGATCGGCGTGCTCGCGGCGGCCGCGGCCCCGGAGCGGTTCGGCGCGCTCGTCCTCATCGGTCCCTCGCCGCGGTACGTCGACGACGAGGGCTACACCGGCGGCTTCACCGAGGCCGACATCGAGGGGCTGCTCGCCTCGCTCGACAGCAACTACCTCGGCTGGTCGAGCACCATGGCTCCGGTGATCATGGGCAACGCCGACCGGCCCGAGCTCGGCGCGGAGCTGACCGAGAGCTTCTGCCGCACCGACCCGGAGATCCAGAAGCGGTTCGCCCGCGCGACGTTCCTCTCCGACAACCGGGCCGACCTCGCGCGCGTGTCCCTCCCGGCGCTCGTGCTGCAGTGCTCCGACGACGTCATCGCGCCCGACACCGTGGGCCGTTACGTCCACGAACGCCTGGCGGGCAGCACGTTCGTGAAGCTCGACGCCACCGGCCACTGCCCCAACCTCAGCGCGCCGGAGGAGACCGTCGCGGCGATCCGCGCATTCCTCGGGGACCCGTGA
- the katG gene encoding catalase/peroxidase HPI, with the protein MPSPEVKDTRPRTNRDWWPNQPDLQVLNRPSPESDPLGADFDYAAAFASLDVEALKRDLVEVMTTSQDWWPADYGHYGPLFVRMTWHAAGTYRIADGRGGGGDGAQRFAPLNSWPDNANLDKARRLLWPIKQKYGRSISWADLLVFTGNVALESMGFETFGFGFGRRDVWQPEEVFWGPEDTWLGDERYSGDRELSGPLGAVQMGLIYVNPEGPNGTPDPLAAARDIRETFARMAMNDEETVALIAGGHTFGKTHGAGDASLVGPEPEACPVHHMGLGWKSEFGSGKGKDTITSGLEGAWTPTPVQWDNSFFETLFRFEWELTESPAGAKTWKPKDPAAADLVPDAHDPSVRHFPMMATTDLALVADPVYKEISQRFRDNPDQFAEAFAKAWYKLLHRDMGPVTRYLGPWVPEAQPWQDPVPAVDHELVGDADVAALKSKVLESGLSVEQLASTAWAAAASFRGTDLRGGANGARLRLAPQKDWAVNAGTADVIATLEGVREEFGKPVSLADLIVLAGCAGVEKAARDAGFDVTVPFTPGRTDASQEQTDVESFAVLEPRADGFRNYVRAGEKLSPETLLVDRAYLLTLTAKEMTVLVGGLRALGITAQGTAHGVLTDRPGTLTNDFFVTLLASREWTTSASEAGVYENGSHTATAVDLVFGSNSVLRGIAEVYAADDAKEQFVRDFVAAWDKVMMLDRFDVR; encoded by the coding sequence ATCCCCAGCCCCGAGGTCAAGGACACCCGGCCGCGAACGAACCGCGACTGGTGGCCGAACCAGCCGGACCTCCAGGTCCTCAACCGGCCGTCGCCGGAGTCGGACCCGCTGGGTGCGGACTTCGACTACGCCGCGGCGTTCGCGAGCCTCGACGTCGAGGCGCTCAAGCGCGACCTCGTCGAGGTGATGACGACGTCGCAGGACTGGTGGCCCGCCGACTACGGCCACTACGGCCCGCTGTTCGTCCGCATGACGTGGCACGCCGCCGGCACGTACCGCATCGCCGACGGCCGCGGCGGCGGTGGCGACGGCGCGCAGCGGTTCGCGCCGCTCAACAGCTGGCCCGACAACGCGAACCTCGACAAGGCCCGCCGGCTGCTGTGGCCGATCAAGCAGAAGTACGGCCGCAGCATCTCCTGGGCCGACCTGCTCGTCTTCACTGGCAACGTCGCCCTGGAGTCGATGGGCTTCGAGACGTTCGGCTTCGGCTTCGGCCGCCGCGACGTGTGGCAGCCCGAGGAGGTCTTCTGGGGCCCCGAGGACACCTGGCTCGGCGACGAGCGGTACAGCGGCGACAGGGAGCTGTCCGGCCCGCTCGGCGCCGTGCAGATGGGCCTCATCTACGTCAATCCCGAGGGCCCCAACGGAACTCCCGACCCGCTGGCGGCCGCGCGGGACATCCGCGAGACGTTCGCCCGCATGGCCATGAACGACGAGGAGACCGTCGCGCTCATCGCGGGCGGGCACACGTTCGGCAAGACCCACGGCGCCGGCGACGCGAGCCTCGTCGGTCCCGAGCCGGAGGCCTGCCCCGTTCACCACATGGGACTCGGATGGAAGAGCGAGTTCGGCAGCGGCAAGGGCAAGGACACCATCACCAGCGGGCTCGAGGGCGCGTGGACCCCCACGCCGGTCCAGTGGGACAACAGCTTCTTCGAGACGCTGTTCCGCTTCGAGTGGGAGCTCACCGAGAGCCCGGCCGGCGCGAAGACGTGGAAGCCGAAGGACCCGGCCGCGGCGGACCTCGTACCGGACGCCCACGACCCGTCCGTACGGCACTTCCCGATGATGGCGACCACCGACCTCGCGCTCGTCGCCGACCCGGTCTACAAGGAGATCTCGCAGCGGTTCCGCGACAACCCCGACCAGTTCGCGGAGGCCTTCGCGAAGGCCTGGTACAAGCTGCTGCACCGCGACATGGGGCCCGTCACGCGTTACCTCGGCCCGTGGGTGCCGGAGGCGCAGCCGTGGCAGGACCCCGTACCCGCCGTGGACCACGAGCTCGTCGGCGACGCCGACGTCGCCGCGCTGAAGAGCAAGGTCCTCGAGTCCGGCCTGTCCGTCGAACAACTCGCCTCGACCGCGTGGGCGGCGGCGGCCAGCTTCCGCGGCACCGACCTGCGCGGCGGCGCCAACGGCGCCCGGCTCCGCCTCGCCCCGCAGAAGGACTGGGCGGTCAACGCCGGCACGGCCGACGTCATCGCGACCCTGGAGGGCGTGCGGGAGGAGTTCGGCAAGCCCGTGTCGCTCGCCGACCTGATCGTGCTCGCCGGGTGCGCCGGGGTGGAGAAGGCGGCGCGCGACGCCGGTTTCGACGTCACGGTGCCGTTCACTCCCGGCCGGACCGACGCGTCGCAGGAGCAGACCGACGTCGAGTCGTTCGCCGTCCTCGAGCCACGGGCCGACGGCTTCCGCAACTACGTTCGTGCCGGCGAGAAGCTCTCCCCCGAGACCCTTCTCGTCGATAGGGCGTACCTGCTGACGTTGACCGCCAAGGAGATGACGGTGCTCGTCGGCGGCCTGCGCGCGTTGGGGATCACCGCTCAGGGCACGGCGCATGGCGTCCTCACCGACCGGCCCGGCACCCTGACGAACGACTTCTTCGTCACCCTGCTCGCGTCGCGCGAGTGGACGACGTCCGCGTCCGAGGCCGGCGTCTACGAGAACGGCAGCCACACCGCGACCGCGGTGGACCTCGTTTTCGGGTCGAACTCCGTGCTCCGTGGCATCGCCGAGGTATACGCCGCGGACGATGCGAAGGAGCAGTTCGTCCGTGACTTCGTGGCGGCGTGGGACAAGGTCATGATGCTCGACCGGTTCGACGTGCGCTGA
- a CDS encoding radical SAM protein — translation MNAGMPLRDGVVRRYVSAYCPRCHDTTGVRDVRRLAAVLVERDEKVWLERGCPDHGRISTLYDEDARILDWLEQWTAPTKQHGVDAPGSWEPVPGGYLGGLGELQTQHTCILLQDVVETCNLRCPTCFADSSPDLAGVVPVEEVLANLDQRIAREGGRLDVLMLSGGEPTLHPELPRLLDEVARRDVVRVLINSNGVKIARDDALLDAIAAHRDRVEVYLQYDGSSAEASKHHRGADLRALKAEAIARLSERGIFTTLTMTAALGVNDGEIGDVLRVAMSTPYVGGVAIQPVFGSGRSESIDATERLTHTGVLKRLDAQTGGVVTWRDLTALPCSHPHCCSVGYLLRDDAGQWRSLVALIGAERLREHLGLVANRIADRGLPRELGTAVRESLLGLLSEQSSLSHPNVGDLWRDVCENCDLGIGSLLKLAAARLPGRQKALRQMLGERVVRVTVKPFMDIDTMIEERLLQCCVHVGTRSETQDQCAPFCAVQAWPELSAQRLSVTAGQRALPLVEVR, via the coding sequence ATGAACGCCGGCATGCCGCTGCGCGACGGCGTCGTCCGCCGCTACGTGTCCGCGTACTGCCCGCGCTGCCACGACACGACGGGCGTGCGCGACGTACGCCGCCTCGCCGCCGTGCTGGTCGAACGCGACGAGAAGGTCTGGCTGGAACGCGGCTGCCCGGACCACGGGAGGATCAGCACGCTGTACGACGAGGACGCGCGCATCCTCGACTGGCTCGAGCAGTGGACGGCGCCGACGAAGCAGCACGGCGTCGACGCGCCCGGCAGCTGGGAGCCGGTGCCCGGCGGCTACCTCGGCGGCCTCGGCGAGCTGCAGACGCAGCACACCTGCATCCTGCTGCAGGACGTCGTCGAGACCTGCAACCTGCGCTGCCCCACGTGCTTCGCCGACTCGTCGCCGGACCTCGCGGGCGTCGTTCCCGTCGAGGAGGTCCTCGCCAACCTCGACCAGCGCATCGCGCGCGAGGGCGGGCGCCTCGACGTGCTCATGCTCAGCGGCGGCGAGCCGACACTGCACCCCGAGCTGCCGCGGCTGCTCGACGAGGTCGCGCGCCGCGACGTCGTCCGCGTGCTGATCAACTCGAACGGCGTGAAGATCGCCCGCGACGACGCGCTGCTCGACGCGATCGCCGCGCACCGCGACCGCGTCGAGGTCTACCTGCAGTACGACGGCTCGTCGGCCGAGGCGTCGAAGCACCACCGCGGCGCCGACCTGCGCGCGCTCAAGGCGGAGGCCATCGCCCGGCTGTCCGAGCGCGGCATCTTCACGACGCTGACGATGACCGCCGCGCTCGGCGTCAACGACGGCGAGATCGGCGACGTCCTTCGCGTGGCGATGAGCACTCCGTACGTCGGCGGCGTCGCGATCCAGCCGGTGTTCGGCTCGGGCCGCAGCGAGTCGATCGACGCGACCGAACGCCTCACGCACACCGGCGTCCTCAAGCGCCTCGACGCGCAGACCGGCGGCGTGGTCACGTGGCGCGACCTCACGGCGCTGCCGTGCTCGCACCCGCACTGCTGCAGTGTCGGCTACCTGCTGCGCGACGACGCGGGACAGTGGCGTTCGCTGGTCGCGCTGATCGGCGCCGAACGCCTGCGCGAGCACCTCGGCCTCGTCGCCAACCGCATCGCCGACAGGGGCCTGCCGCGCGAGCTGGGTACGGCCGTCAGAGAGTCGCTGCTCGGCCTGCTGTCGGAGCAGAGCAGCCTGTCGCACCCGAACGTCGGCGACCTCTGGCGCGACGTCTGCGAGAACTGCGACCTCGGCATCGGCTCGCTGCTCAAGCTCGCCGCCGCGCGGCTGCCGGGCAGGCAGAAGGCGCTGCGGCAGATGCTCGGCGAGCGCGTCGTCCGCGTGACCGTGAAGCCGTTCATGGACATCGACACGATGATCGAGGAACGCCTGCTGCAGTGCTGCGTGCACGTCGGCACGCGCAGCGAGACGCAGGACCAGTGCGCGCCGTTCTGCGCGGTGCAGGCCTGGCCTGAGCTGTCCGCGCAACGCCTCTCGGTCACGGCCGGGCAGCGCGCGCTGCCGTTGGTGGAGGTGCGATGA
- a CDS encoding DEAD/DEAH box helicase family protein: MQVALDVELTAERRERNDLINDLRREVERWRHRDYERVTPVTRKLLQHWADPTRENRVLYCQREAAETAIFLAEVAGRHGYADWRRRIDEASRDHNADLPRVALKMATGAGKTVVMAMLVAWQTVNKVTSPRDTRFAKRFLVVTPGITIRDRLRVLIPNDPSNYYDERELLPADLKGALGHAQIVITNYHAFLPKDAKEITGVSATTRKLLLAGRADPFRETPDAVVARVLRDLGGGSDPVVVLNDEAHHCYQDKPLPQSMDAPRLTRDEEEANAEARVWFRGLQAVARKAGVKAVYDLSATPYYLGGSGYNEGYIFPWTVSDFSLMDAIESGIVKIPRTPVDDDATGDLVTYLRLWDHVGARLPKKRVSATTGVLGWIPPKELEGALHSLYRSYLRSYEHWERELAPREEPPPVFIVVCPNTVVSKLVYDWIAGGVLAETGGLRNGELPLLSNVVDGTMLTRPVTILVDSARLESGEALTKDFREAATAEIEAFKRHLRTRTPGADVDDVSDEDLLREVMNTVGKPGRLGEAVRCVVSVAMLTEGWDANTVTHILGIRAFGSQLLCEQVVGRGLRRRSYALDDDGFFSPEYANIYGVPFAFIPTDRPMKESLPAPPAVMVESVEGREHLRITFPKLDGYRVELPDDLPGDDIEHAARFTIGPSTVPTRTHITGIVGGGEIDTDDSIAHRRPQEVAYALARQLLVAHLTVLGGDARPWLFPRLASICRKWLDERVDVAPGFSLSHLLSSTELRASAVEAIYRSIVVQVGNRRERLRPMLRRHDPIGSTGAVSFATRKKVYETTKSEISHVTLDGRDGNTWEQILAMECELHKDVEAYAKNDRLGFTIPYVHEGRAHSYVPDFLVRLRRRAGEPFNRTLIVEVSGSRKSPGPTAAKAETARNQWCVAVNNHGGFGRWGYVEIRSMPAAHDVLADAIDDLYADAPIIGDPDLLDFQLRDRGDRAAS, encoded by the coding sequence ATGCAGGTCGCGCTGGACGTGGAGCTGACCGCCGAGCGGCGCGAGCGCAACGACCTGATCAACGACCTACGGCGTGAGGTCGAGCGGTGGCGGCACCGCGACTATGAGCGCGTCACTCCGGTGACCCGCAAGCTGCTTCAGCACTGGGCCGATCCGACCCGCGAGAACCGCGTTCTCTACTGTCAGCGGGAGGCCGCCGAGACGGCGATCTTCCTTGCCGAGGTCGCGGGACGGCACGGGTACGCCGACTGGCGCCGGCGCATCGACGAAGCCAGCCGCGATCACAACGCCGACCTGCCGCGGGTGGCGTTGAAGATGGCGACGGGTGCCGGCAAGACGGTGGTCATGGCCATGCTCGTCGCCTGGCAGACCGTCAACAAGGTCACCAGCCCACGTGACACGCGGTTCGCCAAACGCTTCCTCGTGGTCACGCCGGGCATCACCATTCGCGACCGGTTGCGGGTGTTGATCCCGAACGACCCGAGCAACTACTACGACGAGCGCGAGCTGCTGCCGGCCGACCTCAAGGGCGCGCTGGGGCACGCACAGATCGTCATCACCAACTACCACGCGTTCCTGCCGAAGGACGCGAAGGAGATCACCGGTGTCAGCGCCACGACGCGCAAGCTGCTGCTCGCCGGCCGGGCGGACCCGTTCCGCGAGACTCCGGACGCGGTGGTGGCCCGGGTGCTGCGCGATCTCGGCGGTGGCAGCGATCCCGTAGTCGTCCTCAACGACGAGGCACACCACTGCTACCAGGACAAGCCCCTGCCCCAGAGCATGGATGCGCCGAGACTCACCCGCGACGAGGAGGAGGCGAACGCTGAGGCGCGAGTGTGGTTCCGGGGGTTGCAGGCGGTCGCGCGCAAGGCGGGCGTCAAGGCTGTCTACGACCTGTCGGCGACGCCGTACTACCTCGGTGGATCCGGCTACAACGAGGGCTACATCTTTCCGTGGACCGTCAGTGACTTCTCGCTGATGGACGCGATCGAGTCGGGCATCGTGAAGATTCCGCGGACGCCTGTCGACGACGATGCGACCGGTGACCTCGTCACCTACCTGCGGCTGTGGGACCACGTCGGCGCGCGGCTGCCGAAGAAGCGCGTCAGCGCGACGACGGGTGTCCTCGGCTGGATCCCGCCGAAGGAGCTCGAGGGCGCGCTGCACAGCCTCTACCGCTCCTACCTGCGCTCGTACGAGCACTGGGAGCGGGAGCTGGCTCCGCGGGAGGAGCCGCCCCCCGTGTTCATCGTCGTCTGTCCGAACACGGTCGTCTCGAAGCTGGTCTACGACTGGATCGCCGGCGGCGTGCTGGCGGAGACCGGCGGCCTCAGGAACGGCGAGCTGCCGCTGCTGAGCAACGTCGTCGACGGCACCATGCTCACGAGGCCGGTGACGATCCTCGTCGACTCGGCGCGCCTCGAGTCGGGTGAGGCCCTGACAAAGGACTTCCGGGAGGCTGCCACCGCGGAGATCGAGGCATTCAAGCGGCATCTTCGCACCCGGACCCCTGGCGCGGACGTCGACGACGTCTCCGACGAGGACCTCCTGCGCGAGGTCATGAACACCGTCGGCAAGCCGGGCAGGCTCGGTGAGGCCGTACGGTGCGTCGTCAGCGTGGCGATGCTCACCGAAGGGTGGGACGCGAACACGGTCACGCACATCCTCGGCATTCGCGCGTTCGGCAGCCAGCTGCTCTGCGAACAGGTGGTGGGACGCGGGCTGCGGCGCCGGTCGTACGCCCTCGACGACGACGGCTTCTTCTCGCCGGAGTACGCCAACATCTACGGCGTACCGTTCGCCTTCATCCCCACGGACCGGCCGATGAAGGAGTCGCTGCCGGCGCCGCCTGCCGTCATGGTCGAGTCGGTAGAGGGACGCGAGCATCTGCGGATCACGTTCCCGAAGCTCGACGGCTACCGGGTCGAGCTACCCGACGACCTGCCTGGCGACGACATCGAGCACGCGGCGCGGTTCACGATCGGGCCGAGCACCGTCCCGACGCGGACCCACATCACCGGCATCGTCGGCGGCGGTGAGATCGACACCGACGACTCCATCGCCCACAGACGGCCACAAGAGGTTGCCTACGCGCTCGCGCGCCAGCTCCTTGTCGCGCACCTGACCGTTCTCGGCGGCGACGCGCGACCCTGGCTGTTCCCGCGGCTCGCCAGCATCTGCCGGAAGTGGCTGGACGAGCGCGTCGACGTCGCGCCGGGGTTCTCGCTCAGTCACCTGCTCTCGTCCACGGAGCTGCGCGCCAGTGCCGTCGAGGCGATCTACCGGTCGATCGTCGTCCAGGTCGGCAACCGCCGCGAACGCCTGCGGCCGATGCTCCGGCGCCACGACCCCATCGGTTCGACCGGGGCCGTGTCGTTCGCAACGCGCAAGAAGGTGTACGAGACGACGAAGTCCGAGATCAGCCACGTCACGCTCGATGGCCGAGACGGCAACACGTGGGAGCAGATCCTCGCGATGGAGTGCGAGCTGCACAAGGACGTCGAGGCGTACGCCAAGAACGACCGGCTCGGGTTCACCATCCCCTACGTGCACGAGGGCCGCGCGCACTCCTACGTCCCTGACTTCCTGGTGCGGCTGCGCCGGCGCGCGGGGGAGCCATTCAACAGGACGCTGATCGTCGAGGTCTCCGGCTCGCGGAAGAGCCCAGGCCCGACGGCGGCGAAGGCCGAGACCGCACGCAACCAGTGGTGCGTCGCGGTAAACAACCACGGCGGGTTCGGACGATGGGGATACGTCGAGATCAGGTCCATGCCCGCAGCCCATGACGTCCTCGCCGACGCCATCGACGACCTCTATGCCGACGCACCGATCATCGGTGATCCGGACCTGCTCGACTTCCAGCTGCGGGATCGGGGCGACCGTGCCGCCTCGTAG
- a CDS encoding prolipoprotein diacylglyceryl transferase family protein, whose translation MHPVLFTVRDVAIRSHDVFVALGVLAALVVFAREVRRRGEWDERLLVVIALTLFGGAIGMRASGLVRHLDPSANPSIADGLRYGAKSVLGGLTGAYVGALIGKRIAGYTKRTGDLFAPAVAIGMAIGRVGCLLAEAPGRPTTLPWGVHVDPANAALVGECPGCAIGAAMHPSFAYEIAFHLLAFVALQRMRGRTLPAGETLTLYLAAYGAFRFAVEFTRANETVWLGLTRPQWFLVPTLALLLWHLRRNARAGTYAALRPGLEPA comes from the coding sequence GTGCACCCGGTTCTGTTCACGGTCCGCGACGTCGCGATCCGCAGCCACGACGTATTCGTCGCGCTGGGTGTGCTCGCCGCCTTGGTCGTGTTCGCGCGCGAGGTACGCCGCCGCGGCGAGTGGGACGAACGGCTGCTCGTCGTCATCGCGCTGACGCTGTTCGGGGGCGCCATCGGGATGCGCGCCTCGGGTCTCGTACGACACCTCGACCCGTCGGCCAACCCGAGCATCGCCGACGGTCTGCGCTACGGCGCGAAGAGCGTCCTCGGCGGCCTGACCGGCGCGTACGTCGGCGCGCTGATCGGCAAGCGCATCGCCGGCTACACGAAGAGGACCGGCGACCTCTTCGCTCCGGCGGTGGCGATCGGCATGGCGATCGGGCGCGTCGGCTGCCTCCTCGCCGAGGCGCCCGGCAGGCCGACGACACTGCCCTGGGGCGTCCACGTCGACCCGGCCAACGCCGCCCTGGTCGGCGAGTGCCCAGGCTGCGCGATCGGCGCCGCGATGCACCCGAGCTTCGCGTACGAGATCGCGTTCCACCTGCTCGCGTTCGTTGCGCTGCAACGGATGCGGGGCCGCACGCTGCCCGCCGGCGAGACGCTGACGCTGTACCTCGCGGCGTACGGCGCGTTCCGCTTCGCCGTCGAGTTCACCCGCGCCAACGAGACGGTCTGGCTCGGGCTGACCCGCCCGCAGTGGTTCCTCGTCCCGACGCTCGCGCTGCTGCTCTGGCACCTGCGCCGCAACGCGCGCGCCGGCACGTACGCCGCTCTCCGTCCCGGATTGGAGCCCGCATGA
- a CDS encoding Fur family transcriptional regulator, whose translation MPTTEELERLLRDSGLRVTRPRVAVLTAVHAQPHAETETLIGVVRAGLGRVSHQAVYDVLRALTSAGLIRRIEPSGSVPRYEARVGDNHHHVVCRTCGTIADVDCAVGYTPCLTASDDHGFVVDEAEVVYWGRCPECTAATTSRDHARRRRGST comes from the coding sequence GTGCCCACGACGGAGGAGCTCGAGCGCCTGCTACGCGACTCCGGCCTGCGCGTGACGCGGCCGCGCGTCGCGGTGCTGACCGCGGTGCACGCGCAGCCGCACGCCGAGACGGAGACCCTCATCGGCGTCGTCCGGGCCGGCCTGGGCAGGGTCTCCCACCAAGCCGTCTACGACGTCCTCCGCGCGCTCACCTCGGCCGGGCTGATCCGGCGGATCGAGCCGTCCGGCTCGGTTCCGCGCTACGAGGCGCGGGTAGGCGACAACCACCATCACGTGGTGTGTCGGACGTGCGGCACGATCGCCGACGTCGACTGCGCGGTCGGCTACACCCCGTGCCTCACGGCGTCCGACGACCACGGCTTCGTCGTAGACGAGGCCGAGGTCGTCTACTGGGGCCGCTGCCCCGAGTGCACGGCCGCAACGACTTCCCGAGACCACGCACGACGGAGGAGAGGTTCCACGTGA
- a CDS encoding GGDEF domain-containing protein, which yields MTYGAEPESEAPANGLLDVTAAERRDEAATARDDAAVARDVVAAGPSDDQASNDRESAARDRADAARDREAWTVLATAGAARDAAAALRDAAAAGADDVRQAYDRGFAAADRAASAQDRQHAALDRHSAADHLQQAYRDDLTGLLLRDAGLDQLRGALDRARRLGEPIVVAFLDVDHLKAVNDQHGHAAGDDLLRAVGTALREGLRSYDVVLRYGGDEFLCAFVGARPADAEHRLEAVGAALSSASAGASFSFGLAELAGEASIDGLVALADGDMYARRAVQRA from the coding sequence ATGACGTACGGCGCGGAGCCCGAGAGCGAGGCGCCGGCGAACGGCCTGCTCGACGTCACTGCCGCCGAGCGGCGGGACGAGGCGGCCACGGCGCGGGACGACGCGGCGGTCGCGCGCGACGTCGTCGCGGCCGGCCCGAGCGACGACCAGGCGTCGAACGACCGCGAGTCGGCCGCGCGGGACCGTGCCGACGCCGCGCGCGACCGCGAGGCGTGGACGGTGCTGGCGACCGCCGGCGCCGCACGCGACGCCGCAGCCGCGCTGCGCGACGCCGCCGCGGCGGGTGCGGACGACGTACGGCAGGCGTACGACCGGGGGTTCGCGGCCGCGGACCGCGCGGCGTCGGCCCAGGACCGTCAGCACGCGGCGCTCGACCGGCACAGTGCCGCGGACCATCTCCAGCAGGCGTACCGCGACGACCTGACCGGCCTGCTGCTGCGCGACGCCGGACTCGACCAGCTGCGCGGCGCGCTCGACCGGGCGCGGCGGCTCGGCGAGCCGATCGTCGTGGCGTTCCTCGACGTCGACCACCTCAAGGCCGTCAACGACCAGCACGGTCACGCCGCCGGCGACGACCTGCTGCGCGCGGTGGGCACCGCGCTGCGGGAGGGGCTGCGGTCGTACGACGTCGTTCTGCGCTACGGCGGCGACGAGTTCCTCTGCGCGTTCGTCGGAGCGCGGCCGGCCGACGCCGAGCACCGCCTCGAGGCCGTAGGAGCGGCGCTGTCGTCGGCGTCGGCGGGGGCGTCGTTCAGCTTCGGGCTTGCCGAGCTCGCAGGTGAGGCAAGCATCGACGGACTGGTCGCGCTGGCGGACGGCGACATGTACGCCCGCCGAGCCGTCCAGCGCGCGTAG